A region of Streptomyces sp. NBC_01750 DNA encodes the following proteins:
- a CDS encoding TetR/AcrR family transcriptional regulator yields MPTRSKKKNQVSASPERRRELLDTAAEVFAAQGYNATTVREIADQAGMLAGSLYYHFDSKESMLDEILSTFLDELWQGYDAVLAAGLGSRETIEALVTESFREIDRHRAAVAIYQKESRHLAAQPRFHYLTDSQQKFEKAWLGTLERGVADQVFRADLDIRLTYRFVRDTVWVAASWYRPGGQHSPEEIARQYLSMVLDGIAVRS; encoded by the coding sequence GTGCCGACAAGAAGCAAGAAGAAGAACCAGGTGAGCGCCTCACCCGAGCGCCGCCGCGAGCTCCTCGACACCGCCGCCGAGGTGTTCGCCGCGCAGGGTTACAACGCCACCACCGTCCGCGAGATCGCGGACCAGGCCGGGATGCTCGCCGGCAGCCTCTACTACCACTTCGATTCCAAGGAATCGATGCTCGACGAGATCCTCTCGACCTTCCTGGACGAGCTCTGGCAGGGCTACGACGCCGTGCTCGCCGCCGGGCTCGGGTCCAGGGAGACCATCGAAGCGCTCGTCACCGAGTCCTTCCGGGAGATCGACCGGCACCGCGCCGCCGTCGCGATCTACCAGAAGGAGTCCAGGCATCTGGCGGCTCAGCCGCGCTTCCACTACCTCACGGACTCGCAGCAGAAGTTCGAGAAGGCGTGGCTGGGGACGCTGGAGCGCGGGGTCGCGGACCAGGTCTTCCGTGCCGACCTGGACATCCGGCTCACGTACCGGTTCGTGCGCGACACGGTGTGGGTCGCGGCGTCCTGGTACCGGCCGGGCGGGCAGCACAGCCCGGAGGAGATCGCCCGTCAGTACCTGTCGATGGTGCTGGACGGTATCGCCGTACGCAGCTGA
- a CDS encoding HutD/Ves family protein has product MTVRVLRAADRTAVPWKNGGGVTREIAASPDGAPMDAFDWRISLADVGADGPFSAFLDVDRTLTVVEGAGMDLTVGGRRTLADERYRPYDFPGDEETEGRLLGGPVVNFNVMRRRSRTACLTSVVRGELLVAVPSGSTVVIVALDGTTVLDEAGVTLGQYDAAVLDASPGSLHTHGHAAIVTLLSR; this is encoded by the coding sequence ATGACGGTACGGGTGCTGCGCGCTGCCGACCGTACGGCCGTGCCCTGGAAGAACGGTGGCGGCGTCACCCGCGAGATCGCCGCCTCGCCCGATGGCGCGCCCATGGACGCCTTCGACTGGCGGATCAGCCTCGCGGACGTCGGCGCGGACGGACCTTTCTCCGCGTTCTTGGATGTGGACCGGACCCTGACCGTGGTCGAGGGCGCGGGGATGGACCTCACGGTCGGCGGGCGGCGCACGCTCGCGGACGAGCGGTACCGGCCCTACGACTTCCCCGGCGACGAGGAGACCGAGGGTCGGCTGCTCGGCGGGCCGGTCGTCAACTTCAACGTCATGCGCCGCAGGAGCCGCACGGCGTGCCTGACCTCGGTGGTACGGGGCGAACTGCTGGTCGCGGTCCCGTCCGGCTCGACAGTGGTGATCGTCGCGCTGGACGGGACGACGGTCCTCGACGAGGCGGGCGTGACGCTCGGGCAGTACGACGCCGCGGTGCTGGACGCCTCGCCCGGCTCGCTGCACACGCACGGGCACGCGGCGATCGTCACACTGCTCAGTCGGTGA
- a CDS encoding acyl-CoA dehydrogenase family protein gives MDLDHAGEAAFRAEARAWLAANVPAEPLPSLETEKGFAAHRAWEARLHADRWSVVSWPREYGGRGVDIFSWLVFEEEYYAAGAPGRVSQNGINLLAPTLFDHATEEQRARVLPAMASGEVIWAQAWSEPESGSDLASLKSRALRTDGGWLLSGQKTWSSRAAFADRAFGIFRTGPEGPRPHQGLTYLMFDLSAPGVTVRPIGRLDGKPAFAELFLDDVFVPDGDVIGEPGQGWRIAMSTTGNERGLTLRSPGRFLAAAERLLRQWRATAERPDGHDTALRDRVADAVIGARAYQLFTYANASRFAAGESIGAESSLNKVFWSEYDIALHETALDLLGPAGELADSDWSEGYVFALAGPIYAGTNEIQRDIIAERLLGLPKGRR, from the coding sequence ATGGACCTGGACCACGCCGGCGAGGCAGCCTTCCGGGCCGAGGCCCGCGCCTGGCTCGCCGCGAACGTGCCCGCCGAGCCCCTCCCCTCCCTGGAGACCGAGAAGGGGTTCGCGGCCCACCGCGCGTGGGAGGCGCGGCTGCACGCGGACCGCTGGTCAGTCGTCTCCTGGCCGCGGGAGTACGGCGGCCGGGGCGTCGACATCTTCAGCTGGCTGGTCTTCGAGGAGGAGTACTACGCGGCGGGCGCGCCGGGACGGGTCTCGCAGAACGGCATCAACCTCCTCGCTCCGACGCTCTTCGACCACGCCACCGAGGAGCAGCGCGCCAGGGTGCTGCCCGCGATGGCGAGCGGCGAGGTCATCTGGGCGCAGGCCTGGTCCGAGCCGGAGTCCGGCTCGGACCTCGCGTCGCTGAAGTCGCGGGCCCTGCGCACGGACGGCGGCTGGCTGCTCAGCGGCCAGAAGACCTGGTCGTCGCGGGCCGCCTTCGCCGACCGCGCGTTCGGCATCTTCCGCACCGGTCCTGAGGGGCCGCGGCCGCATCAGGGGCTGACGTATCTGATGTTCGACCTGTCGGCGCCGGGTGTGACGGTCCGGCCGATCGGCAGGCTCGACGGCAAGCCCGCCTTCGCCGAGCTGTTCCTCGACGATGTCTTCGTCCCCGACGGGGACGTGATCGGCGAGCCGGGCCAGGGGTGGCGGATCGCGATGTCCACGACCGGCAACGAACGGGGGCTGACACTGAGATCGCCCGGCCGTTTCCTGGCTGCGGCGGAGCGTCTGCTGCGGCAGTGGCGCGCGACGGCCGAGCGGCCGGATGGTCACGACACCGCGCTCCGCGACCGGGTGGCGGACGCGGTGATCGGTGCACGCGCCTACCAGCTTTTCACCTACGCCAACGCGTCGCGCTTCGCGGCGGGCGAGAGCATCGGCGCCGAATCCAGCCTGAACAAGGTCTTCTGGTCCGAGTACGACATCGCGCTGCACGAGACCGCGCTCGATCTGCTGGGCCCGGCGGGGGAGCTGGCCGACTCCGACTGGTCCGAGGGCTATGTCTTCGCGCTGGCGGGCCCCATCTACGCCGGTACGAACGAGATCCAGCGCGACATCATCGCCGAGCGTCTGCTCGGCCTCCCGAAGGGCCGCCGCTGA
- a CDS encoding SDR family oxidoreductase, which produces MSNRAQYVPGHGLLKGRTAVITAAAGAGIGGATARRFLEEGARILISDAHARRLKESREALAEEFGAAAVSSLPCDVTDEARVQALFDTAVREHGGLDIVVNNAGLGGTAALVDMRDDQWDKVLDVTLNGTFRCTRAALRAFRTSGRGGVIVNNSSVAGWRAQAGQAHYAAAKAGVMALTRCAAIEAAEYGVRVNAVAPSLAMHPHLVKVTSAELLTELTAKEAFGRYAEPWEIANAIVFLASGYSSYLTGEVVSISSQHA; this is translated from the coding sequence ATGAGCAACAGGGCGCAGTACGTACCCGGTCATGGCCTGCTGAAGGGCCGTACCGCCGTCATCACCGCCGCGGCCGGAGCCGGGATCGGCGGAGCGACCGCCCGCAGATTCCTGGAGGAGGGCGCGCGCATCCTCATCAGTGACGCGCACGCCCGCCGCCTGAAGGAGTCGCGGGAGGCGCTCGCCGAGGAGTTCGGTGCGGCGGCCGTGTCATCACTGCCCTGCGACGTCACCGACGAGGCCCGGGTCCAGGCGCTGTTCGACACGGCCGTACGGGAGCACGGCGGCCTCGACATCGTCGTCAACAACGCGGGCCTCGGCGGCACCGCTGCCCTCGTGGACATGAGAGACGACCAGTGGGACAAGGTCCTCGACGTCACCCTGAACGGCACCTTCCGCTGCACCCGCGCCGCCCTGCGCGCCTTCAGGACTTCCGGACGCGGCGGAGTGATCGTCAACAACTCCTCCGTCGCCGGCTGGCGCGCCCAGGCCGGCCAGGCCCACTACGCCGCCGCCAAGGCCGGAGTCATGGCGCTCACCAGGTGCGCGGCGATCGAGGCGGCCGAGTACGGCGTACGCGTCAACGCCGTGGCCCCCAGCCTCGCCATGCACCCGCACCTGGTGAAGGTCACCTCGGCCGAACTGCTGACGGAGCTGACCGCCAAGGAGGCCTTCGGGCGATACGCCGAACCCTGGGAGATCGCCAACGCCATCGTCTTCCTCGCCAGCGGCTACTCCTCTTATCTCACCGGTGAGGTCGTCTCCATCAGCAGCCAGCATGCGTAG
- a CDS encoding glutamate synthase subunit beta, with product MADPKGFLTTGREVAKTRPVADRLKDWNEVYVPGSLLPIISKQAGRCMDCGIPFCHNGCPLGNLIPEWNDYAYREDWSAASERLHATNNFPEFTGRLCPAPCESACVLGINQPAVTIKNVEVSIIDKAWDTGDVKPQPPERLSGKTVAVIGSGPAGLAAAQQLTRAGHTVAVYERADRIGGLLRYGIPEFKMEKVHINRRIEQMRAEGTKFRTEIEIGRDIDAAKLRKRYDAVVIAAGATVSRDLPVPGRELNGIHFAMEYLPLANKVQEGDFVAPPITAEGKHVIVIGGGDTGADCVGTAHRQGAASVTQLEIMPRPGDDRPAGQPWPTFPMLYKVTSAHEEGGERVYSVSTTHFEGDEDGNVQFLHLVEVEFKGGKLEQKPGTERKIPAQLVTLAMGFTGTDQENGLVQQFGLALDERGNIARDADFATSVGGVYVAGDAGRGQSLIVWAIAEGRSAARGVDRFLTGVSELPAPIRPTDRALTV from the coding sequence ATGGCTGACCCCAAGGGCTTCCTGACCACCGGCCGAGAGGTCGCAAAGACCCGCCCCGTCGCGGATCGCCTCAAGGACTGGAACGAGGTCTACGTTCCCGGTTCGCTGCTGCCGATCATCAGCAAGCAGGCCGGGCGCTGCATGGACTGCGGCATTCCGTTCTGCCACAACGGCTGTCCACTGGGGAACCTCATCCCCGAGTGGAACGACTACGCGTACCGCGAGGACTGGTCGGCGGCGAGCGAGCGGCTGCACGCGACCAACAACTTCCCGGAGTTCACCGGGCGGCTGTGCCCGGCGCCCTGCGAGTCGGCCTGCGTCCTCGGCATCAACCAGCCGGCCGTCACCATCAAGAACGTCGAAGTCTCGATCATCGACAAGGCGTGGGACACCGGTGACGTCAAGCCGCAGCCGCCGGAGCGTCTGTCCGGCAAGACGGTCGCGGTCATCGGCTCGGGCCCGGCGGGCCTCGCCGCCGCCCAGCAGCTGACCCGGGCGGGCCACACGGTCGCCGTCTACGAGCGCGCGGACCGCATCGGAGGCCTTCTCCGGTACGGCATCCCCGAGTTCAAGATGGAGAAGGTGCACATCAACCGCCGTATCGAGCAGATGCGCGCGGAGGGCACCAAGTTCCGCACAGAGATCGAGATCGGTCGCGACATCGACGCGGCGAAGCTGCGGAAGCGGTACGACGCGGTGGTCATCGCGGCCGGTGCGACCGTCTCGCGCGACCTGCCGGTCCCGGGCCGGGAGCTGAACGGCATCCACTTCGCCATGGAGTACCTGCCGCTCGCCAACAAGGTGCAGGAGGGCGACTTCGTCGCTCCTCCCATCACCGCGGAGGGCAAGCACGTCATCGTCATCGGCGGCGGTGACACGGGCGCGGACTGCGTCGGTACGGCCCACCGACAGGGCGCGGCCTCCGTCACGCAGCTGGAAATCATGCCGCGACCCGGCGACGACCGTCCGGCGGGTCAGCCGTGGCCGACCTTCCCGATGCTCTACAAGGTCACCTCGGCGCACGAGGAGGGCGGCGAGCGGGTCTACTCCGTCTCCACCACCCACTTCGAGGGCGACGAGGACGGCAACGTCCAGTTCCTGCACCTCGTGGAGGTGGAGTTCAAGGGCGGCAAGCTGGAGCAGAAGCCGGGCACGGAGCGGAAGATCCCGGCGCAGCTGGTCACTCTGGCGATGGGCTTCACGGGCACGGACCAGGAGAACGGGCTGGTCCAGCAGTTCGGACTGGCGCTGGACGAGCGCGGCAACATCGCGCGGGACGCGGACTTCGCGACCAGCGTGGGCGGCGTGTACGTCGCCGGTGACGCGGGCCGTGGACAGTCGCTGATCGTGTGGGCGATTGCCGAGGGCCGCTCGGCGGCGCGCGGTGTGGACCGCTTCCTGACCGGTGTCAGTGAGCTGCCGGCCCCGATCCGCCCGACGGACCGTGCGCTGACTGTCTGA
- a CDS encoding vWA domain-containing protein: MPAISLRKVQETAPALVSLYKSAGVSLEKHRLNEERAAVYLVLDYSGSMKEYYKDGSVQALADRVLGLSAHLDDDGRVPVVFFSTDVDAVTDIALDNHHGRVDQIVSGLGHMGKTAYHLAMDAVIDHYLDSGATAPALVVFQTDGGPISKPAAERYLCKAAKLPLFWQFIGFGNKRSSQFDFLHKLDELAVPAKRAVDNAGFFHAGLDPRQVPDAELYDRLVAEFPLWLTAARAHGIVR, translated from the coding sequence ATGCCGGCCATCAGCCTCCGCAAGGTGCAGGAGACCGCGCCCGCGCTGGTCAGCCTCTACAAGAGCGCCGGTGTCTCGTTGGAGAAGCACCGGTTGAACGAGGAGCGCGCCGCCGTCTATCTGGTGCTCGACTACTCCGGCTCCATGAAGGAGTACTACAAGGACGGCAGCGTGCAGGCCCTCGCCGACCGGGTGCTCGGTCTGTCCGCCCATCTCGACGACGACGGCCGGGTGCCCGTCGTCTTCTTCTCGACGGACGTCGACGCGGTCACGGACATCGCCCTGGACAACCACCACGGGCGGGTCGACCAGATCGTCTCGGGCCTCGGGCACATGGGCAAGACGGCCTACCACCTGGCCATGGACGCCGTCATCGACCACTACCTCGACAGTGGCGCGACCGCTCCTGCGCTCGTCGTCTTCCAGACGGACGGCGGGCCGATCAGCAAGCCCGCCGCGGAACGCTATCTGTGCAAGGCGGCGAAGCTTCCGCTGTTCTGGCAGTTCATCGGCTTCGGCAACAAGCGCAGTTCGCAGTTCGACTTTCTGCACAAGCTCGACGAGCTGGCCGTACCTGCCAAGCGGGCCGTCGACAACGCCGGCTTCTTCCATGCCGGACTCGACCCGCGCCAGGTCCCGGACGCCGAGCTGTACGACCGGCTGGTCGCCGAGTTCCCGCTGTGGCTGACAGCGGCGCGTGCGCACGGCATCGTGCGATGA
- a CDS encoding DEAD/DEAH box helicase produces MTRSERPARPTRKRPVNSRANGPAKGSGKAPARKVAAPQEFTLPESITPALPAVEAFDELDMPAALLKTLVAQGVTEPFPIQAATLPNCLAGRDILGRGRTGSGKTLAFGLALLARTAGRRAEPRAPLALVLVPTRELAQQVTDALSPYATSVQLRMTTVVGGMSISKQAGALRRGAEVLVATPGRLKDLIERGDCALDRVSITVLDEADQMADMGFMPQVTALLKQVEPDGQRMLFSATLDKNIDRLVRMFLTDPVVHSVDPSAGAVTTMEHHVLHVADETDKKAVATRIAARDGRVILFVDTKRAADRFAKRLLSSGVRAAALHGGRSQPQRNRTLDQFKNGQVTALVATNVAARGIHVDDLDLVVNIDPPVDHKDYLHRGGRTARAGESGSVVTLVLPEQRREMTRLMADAGISPRTARIKSSDDELSRITGAREPSGVAITIEVPEPVVQQQRPQRRRAQVPGQGQGGRSAQGGGSGGGSGAGRSRGRRGGQGGQSAQGGQARQSAQGGQARQSAQGGQGGQGGQARQGGRPARGAQGGRRTAA; encoded by the coding sequence ATGACTCGCTCCGAACGCCCGGCCCGCCCGACTCGAAAGCGCCCGGTCAATTCCCGCGCCAATGGCCCCGCGAAGGGCTCCGGCAAGGCTCCCGCCCGCAAGGTGGCGGCCCCGCAGGAATTCACGTTGCCGGAATCCATCACCCCCGCGCTGCCTGCCGTCGAGGCGTTCGACGAGCTGGACATGCCGGCCGCCCTGCTGAAGACCCTCGTGGCCCAGGGCGTGACCGAGCCCTTCCCGATCCAGGCCGCCACGCTGCCGAACTGTCTCGCCGGCCGGGACATCCTCGGCCGCGGGCGCACCGGCTCGGGCAAGACCCTCGCCTTCGGGCTCGCGCTGCTCGCCCGCACCGCGGGCCGGCGGGCCGAGCCGCGGGCGCCGCTCGCGCTCGTGCTCGTACCGACGCGTGAGCTCGCGCAGCAGGTCACCGACGCACTGTCGCCGTACGCGACCTCGGTGCAGCTGCGGATGACCACGGTCGTCGGCGGTATGTCGATCAGCAAGCAGGCGGGCGCGCTGCGGCGTGGCGCCGAGGTGCTCGTGGCCACGCCCGGGCGGCTCAAGGACCTGATAGAGCGCGGCGACTGCGCGCTCGACCGGGTGTCGATCACCGTCCTCGACGAGGCCGACCAGATGGCCGACATGGGCTTCATGCCGCAGGTCACGGCGCTGCTCAAGCAGGTCGAGCCGGACGGTCAGCGGATGCTCTTCTCGGCGACGCTGGACAAGAACATCGACCGCCTCGTACGGATGTTCCTGACCGACCCCGTCGTGCACTCCGTCGACCCGTCCGCGGGCGCGGTCACCACGATGGAGCACCATGTGCTGCACGTCGCGGACGAGACGGACAAGAAGGCCGTGGCCACGCGTATCGCGGCCCGTGACGGCCGGGTGATCCTCTTCGTGGACACCAAGCGCGCGGCGGACCGTTTCGCCAAGCGGCTGCTGTCCAGCGGTGTACGGGCGGCGGCGCTGCACGGCGGCCGTTCGCAGCCGCAGCGCAACCGCACCCTCGACCAGTTCAAGAACGGGCAGGTCACCGCGCTGGTCGCCACCAATGTGGCGGCCCGCGGCATCCATGTCGACGATCTCGACCTGGTCGTGAACATCGACCCGCCCGTCGACCACAAGGACTATCTGCACCGCGGCGGGCGCACCGCCCGGGCCGGCGAGTCCGGCAGCGTCGTCACGCTTGTGCTGCCCGAGCAGCGCCGTGAGATGACCCGGCTGATGGCGGACGCGGGCATCAGCCCGCGCACCGCCAGGATCAAGTCCAGCGACGATGAGCTCAGCCGCATCACCGGGGCGCGCGAGCCCTCCGGTGTCGCCATCACCATCGAGGTGCCCGAGCCGGTGGTGCAGCAGCAGCGCCCGCAGCGCCGTCGTGCCCAGGTCCCCGGCCAGGGACAGGGCGGACGTTCCGCGCAGGGCGGCGGCAGTGGCGGCGGCAGTGGCGCCGGCCGCAGCCGTGGCCGGCGCGGTGGGCAGGGCGGGCAGAGTGCTCAGGGCGGACAGGCCCGTCAGAGTGCGCAGGGCGGACAGGCCCGTCAGAGTGCGCAGGGCGGACAGGGCGGACAGGGCGGACAGGCCCGGCAGGGCGGCCGGCCGGCGCGTGGTGCGCAGGGTGGTCGCCGAACCGCGGCGTAG
- a CDS encoding acetyl-CoA C-acetyltransferase yields the protein MAEAYIVGAVRTPVGRRGGGLAAVHPADLGAHVLGALVLRTGVDPAAVEDVVFGCLDTVGPQAGDIARTAWLAAGLPEEVPGVTIDRQCGSSQQAVHFAAQGVLSGTQDLVVAGGTQNMTQIPIAFASRQAAEPLGLTVGPFAGSEGWRARYGDLPVNQFHGAQLIAEKWGISRRDMEEFALRSHQRAVRAVDEGRFERELVAYGEVTADEGPRRDTTLEKMAGLKPVLEGGTITAACSSQVSDGAAAMLIASERAVAEHGLVPRARIHHLSVRGEDPIRMLSAPIPATAYALKKTGMSIDDVDLVEINEAFAPVVLAWLKETGADPDKVNVNGGAIALGHPLGATGVKLMTTLLHELERTGGRYGLQTMCEGGGQANVTIIERL from the coding sequence ATGGCCGAGGCCTACATAGTCGGAGCGGTTCGCACGCCGGTGGGCAGGCGCGGAGGGGGCCTCGCCGCAGTCCACCCGGCCGACCTCGGCGCGCATGTTCTGGGGGCCCTGGTCCTGCGGACCGGTGTGGACCCCGCGGCGGTCGAGGACGTCGTCTTCGGCTGCCTGGACACGGTAGGGCCGCAGGCCGGCGACATCGCCCGTACGGCATGGCTGGCGGCCGGTCTGCCCGAGGAGGTGCCGGGCGTGACGATCGACCGGCAGTGCGGCTCCTCGCAGCAGGCGGTCCACTTCGCGGCACAGGGGGTGCTCTCCGGCACCCAGGACCTGGTGGTCGCCGGCGGCACCCAGAACATGACGCAGATCCCGATCGCCTTCGCGTCCCGGCAGGCGGCCGAACCGCTCGGGCTGACAGTGGGCCCCTTCGCGGGCAGCGAGGGCTGGCGGGCCCGCTACGGCGACCTGCCGGTCAACCAGTTCCACGGTGCGCAGTTGATCGCCGAGAAGTGGGGGATCTCGCGGCGCGACATGGAGGAGTTCGCGCTCCGTTCCCACCAGCGGGCGGTCCGCGCCGTCGACGAGGGCCGCTTCGAACGGGAGCTGGTGGCGTACGGCGAGGTCACGGCGGACGAAGGGCCGCGCCGCGACACAACGCTGGAGAAGATGGCGGGCCTCAAGCCGGTCCTGGAGGGCGGCACCATCACGGCGGCCTGCTCCTCCCAGGTCTCGGACGGCGCGGCGGCGATGCTGATCGCGAGCGAACGGGCGGTCGCCGAGCACGGTCTTGTGCCGCGCGCCCGTATCCACCACCTCTCGGTACGCGGCGAGGACCCGATCCGGATGCTGTCCGCCCCGATCCCGGCGACGGCGTACGCGCTGAAGAAGACCGGCATGTCGATCGACGACGTCGACCTGGTCGAGATCAATGAGGCCTTCGCGCCCGTGGTGCTCGCCTGGCTGAAGGAGACCGGCGCCGACCCGGACAAGGTCAATGTGAACGGCGGAGCGATCGCGCTGGGTCATCCGCTGGGCGCCACGGGCGTGAAGCTGATGACCACGCTGCTGCATGAACTCGAGCGCACCGGTGGGCGGTACGGACTGCAAACGATGTGTGAAGGCGGAGGCCAGGCGAACGTGACCATCATCGAGCGGTTGTGA
- a CDS encoding acyl-CoA dehydrogenase family protein, producing MRFLLTDEQRALARSLDAMLTAADTPAAVRAWSAGDHAPGRALCSRLAQAGVFALAVPEAYEGVGMLPVELAVSFVELGRHAVPGPVVETVATAALLTHLAEHGDTSPAKRLLPGLATGESTATLALSTAGCGPYALDADAATVTLVVSGEDAAGGWGDTVTGSGRATARTGAKPEAADGTGTGARAGTGARPGQATPRAAPRTEARPPTAAGTGTGARAGTGARPGQVTPRAGAKPVGPRAGAPGGSPHARLLIAPGHGPVHASADPARRLSVPGAGGEILAEGPHVAAAAAYAADVAAFATAAQALGVGLALLDRTVAHAKRRSQFGAAIGSFQAVKHRLADTLIGLEFARPLLYGAALSMAPADIAAAKATAGEAAYAAARTALQLHGAVGYTDELDLSLWLRKARPLRDAWGTPARCRARVLSG from the coding sequence ATGCGTTTTCTGCTCACCGACGAACAGCGGGCTCTCGCGCGCTCGCTGGACGCGATGCTGACCGCCGCGGACACGCCGGCGGCGGTACGGGCGTGGTCGGCGGGCGACCACGCCCCCGGCCGGGCGCTCTGTTCGCGCCTCGCGCAGGCGGGCGTCTTCGCGCTGGCGGTCCCGGAGGCGTACGAGGGGGTGGGGATGCTACCGGTGGAACTGGCGGTCTCCTTCGTGGAGTTGGGCCGCCACGCGGTACCTGGCCCAGTGGTCGAGACGGTCGCGACGGCGGCGCTGCTGACCCATCTGGCCGAGCACGGCGACACGTCGCCGGCGAAGCGACTGCTGCCGGGGCTGGCGACGGGCGAGTCGACGGCGACGCTGGCGCTGTCGACGGCGGGGTGCGGGCCGTACGCACTGGACGCGGACGCGGCGACGGTGACACTGGTGGTGTCGGGAGAGGACGCGGCGGGCGGGTGGGGCGATACGGTCACCGGCTCCGGGCGGGCGACGGCTCGCACAGGCGCGAAGCCGGAGGCAGCCGACGGCACAGGTACGGGAGCCCGAGCCGGCACGGGCGCGCGCCCCGGGCAGGCCACTCCCCGCGCGGCGCCCCGCACGGAGGCGAGGCCACCGACAGCCGCCGGCACGGGTACGGGAGCCCGAGCCGGCACGGGCGCGCGCCCCGGGCAGGTCACTCCCCGCGCGGGCGCGAAACCCGTCGGCCCCCGCGCGGGCGCGCCCGGCGGCTCTCCGCACGCGCGGCTGCTCATCGCCCCCGGGCACGGCCCCGTACACGCGTCCGCCGACCCAGCGCGGCGGCTGTCCGTACCCGGCGCCGGGGGCGAGATCCTTGCCGAAGGGCCCCACGTGGCCGCCGCCGCCGCGTACGCCGCGGATGTCGCCGCCTTCGCCACCGCCGCGCAGGCCCTCGGCGTCGGGCTCGCGCTGCTCGACCGGACTGTTGCCCATGCCAAGCGGCGCAGTCAGTTCGGCGCCGCCATCGGCTCCTTCCAGGCGGTCAAGCACCGGCTGGCCGACACTCTGATCGGACTCGAATTCGCCCGGCCGCTCCTCTACGGAGCAGCCCTCTCGATGGCTCCCGCCGATATCGCCGCGGCCAAGGCGACCGCGGGCGAGGCCGCGTACGCCGCCGCCCGCACCGCTCTTCAGCTGCACGGCGCGGTCGGTTACACCGATGAGCTCGACCTCTCGCTATGGCTGCGCAAGGCACGACCGCTGCGGGATGCCTGGGGCACCCCCGCCCGGTGCAGGGCGCGAGTGCTGTCCGGATGA
- a CDS encoding pyridoxamine 5'-phosphate oxidase family protein → MTSSTWADFRTAEPDFAETVQQRFQQYRHHVLATLRKDGSPRVTGLEVDFRFGEMWLGMMPDSRKAQDLRRDPRFAVQANPGPDDSMAGGDVRIGGRAVEVTDPEVVGRFVAEVGPPQPFHLFRVELGEVVRTSVEGDELVVRSWRPGQAVRTVSRR, encoded by the coding sequence ATGACATCGAGTACCTGGGCAGATTTCCGGACGGCGGAGCCGGACTTCGCCGAGACCGTTCAACAGCGGTTCCAGCAGTACAGGCACCATGTCCTGGCCACCCTCCGCAAGGACGGATCCCCGCGGGTGACCGGGCTCGAAGTGGACTTCCGCTTCGGCGAGATGTGGCTCGGCATGATGCCGGACTCCCGCAAGGCCCAGGACCTCCGGCGCGATCCGCGCTTCGCGGTGCAGGCGAATCCGGGCCCCGACGACTCCATGGCCGGCGGCGACGTCCGGATCGGCGGGCGTGCGGTGGAGGTGACGGATCCTGAGGTGGTCGGGCGATTCGTGGCGGAGGTCGGGCCGCCGCAGCCGTTTCATCTGTTCCGGGTCGAACTGGGCGAGGTGGTGCGGACGTCCGTCGAGGGAGATGAACTGGTCGTACGGTCCTGGCGGCCCGGCCAAGCCGTACGCACCGTAAGCCGTCGTTGA
- a CDS encoding cold-shock protein, with amino-acid sequence MATGTVKWFNSEKGFGFIEQDGGGADVFAHYSNIATSGFRELQEGQKVSFDVTQGQKGPQAENIVPA; translated from the coding sequence ATGGCTACTGGAACCGTGAAGTGGTTCAACTCGGAAAAGGGCTTCGGCTTCATTGAGCAGGACGGCGGCGGCGCCGACGTCTTCGCCCACTACTCGAACATCGCCACCTCGGGCTTCCGTGAGCTCCAGGAAGGCCAGAAGGTTTCCTTCGACGTCACGCAGGGCCAGAAGGGCCCGCAGGCGGAGAACATCGTCCCGGCCTAA